In a single window of the Prochlorococcus marinus str. AS9601 genome:
- the clpS gene encoding ATP-dependent Clp protease adapter ClpS has product MVNSLGTVLEPKKSKAKYPEARVIVLDDNFNTFQHVANCLLTIIPSMSEQRAWDLTIKVDKTGSAEVWRGNLEQAELYHEQLFSKGLTMAPIEKT; this is encoded by the coding sequence ATGGTTAATTCACTCGGGACAGTCTTAGAACCAAAAAAATCTAAAGCAAAATATCCAGAAGCAAGAGTTATAGTTCTTGATGACAATTTTAATACTTTTCAACATGTCGCAAATTGTCTTCTAACAATAATTCCAAGCATGAGTGAACAAAGGGCATGGGATCTAACCATTAAAGTTGACAAGACAGGATCTGCAGAGGTGTGGAGAGGTAATCTTGAGCAAGCAGAGCTGTATCATGAGCAACTATTCAGCAAAGGATTAACAATGGCTCCAATTGAGAAAACATAA
- the lptC gene encoding LPS export ABC transporter periplasmic protein LptC, translating into MSKNYRLIIFLTLFMLGCSPSVIDEKKVIQKIDSLDMTIFSKSGDKIYSITSPNSSYDNIELKFELKKPIINILNGKETKYIISAEESTLSDNNKLLKLKGNVKLKTLKNNEDILNADNFTWNIENTNYLLEGNIRFENQNIILNSGKAILGSDNIIEFFNPVKYIIKDENNENKYEINSENAFYNLNTESVSFEARDKRVKSIIYF; encoded by the coding sequence ATGAGCAAAAATTATAGATTAATAATTTTCCTTACATTATTTATGCTTGGTTGCTCTCCAAGTGTAATTGATGAAAAAAAAGTTATCCAAAAAATAGACAGTTTAGATATGACTATATTCTCTAAAAGTGGAGATAAGATATATTCTATTACCAGTCCAAATTCAAGTTATGACAATATTGAATTAAAATTCGAATTAAAAAAACCTATTATTAATATTCTTAATGGGAAAGAAACTAAATATATTATTAGTGCAGAAGAATCTACATTATCAGACAATAATAAACTCTTGAAATTGAAAGGGAATGTTAAATTAAAAACTTTAAAAAATAATGAGGATATTTTAAATGCTGATAATTTTACTTGGAATATAGAAAATACTAACTATCTATTAGAGGGAAATATAAGATTTGAAAATCAAAATATCATCTTAAATTCAGGAAAAGCCATATTGGGTTCAGATAACATAATTGAATTTTTCAATCCAGTAAAATATATAATTAAAGATGAAAATAACGAAAATAAATATGAAATAAACTCAGAAAATGCTTTCTATAATTTAAATACTGAATCAGTAAGCTTTGAAGCAAGAGATAAAAGAGTTAAATCAATAATATATTTTTAA
- a CDS encoding DUF1651 domain-containing protein, producing the protein MTENYWLINSNRSRVKRFSKNNQNKDKFFEYMFIDSGKILGVLGKEPPVMTTREELKVDKARDEWRKLIAQGWRRTKPVWEDY; encoded by the coding sequence TTGACAGAAAATTATTGGCTTATAAATTCGAATCGTTCAAGGGTTAAAAGGTTTTCAAAGAATAATCAAAATAAAGATAAATTTTTTGAATATATGTTTATAGACTCTGGAAAAATTCTTGGTGTTTTAGGAAAAGAACCACCTGTTATGACAACCAGAGAAGAACTTAAAGTTGATAAAGCTAGAGATGAATGGAGAAAGTTAATCGCTCAAGGTTGGAGGAGAACCAAACCAGTTTGGGAAGACTACTAG
- the metG gene encoding methionine--tRNA ligase, with protein MTFVITTPLYYVNDKPHLGSVYTTIICDSIARYKRLAGEEVIFITGVDEHGLKIQRTANEKGIPPKSHCDEISEIFNNNWKDWNISFDKFIRTSSKNHEFVVNEFYERVKASDDIYMGVQKGWYCVGCEEFKDNPENSSTYKCPIHQKNLEWKNEENLFFRLSKYQKEIEKIINEPSFIEPIERKNEIINFVSRGLKDFSISRTNVTWGIPVPGYDNHTFYVWFDALLGYVSAISSDATEHSLEKSINGGWPADVHLIGKDILRFHAVYWPAMLISAKMKVPKKVFGHGFLTREGQKMGKSLGNVLDPDLLLKKYGNDPVRWYLIKDISLGNDGDFQDKRFVDIINNDLANTIGNLLNRTSSMSRKWFDNKVPNNEKISSENKLENYAKIAVENYIYNFDNYKLDLAANEVLSLAINTNLYLNDNQPWVLIKEKDNLPLVKEIIYNVLESTRIIGLLLLPLLPELSIKINEQLGSIYREEISWKKQLIWGLLVSNSSLPKPTPIINKLEYEQKL; from the coding sequence ATGACTTTTGTCATTACTACACCTTTATACTATGTTAATGATAAACCTCATTTAGGAAGTGTATATACAACAATAATTTGTGACTCAATAGCTAGGTATAAAAGGCTTGCAGGTGAAGAAGTTATTTTCATCACTGGTGTCGATGAACATGGTTTAAAAATACAAAGAACAGCTAATGAAAAGGGTATTCCTCCAAAATCACATTGTGATGAAATCTCAGAAATCTTTAATAATAATTGGAAAGATTGGAATATATCCTTTGACAAATTTATAAGAACAAGCTCAAAAAATCATGAATTTGTTGTTAATGAATTTTATGAAAGAGTAAAAGCATCAGATGATATCTATATGGGAGTTCAAAAAGGTTGGTATTGTGTCGGTTGCGAAGAATTTAAAGATAATCCAGAAAATTCATCAACATACAAATGTCCCATACATCAAAAAAATCTTGAATGGAAAAATGAAGAGAATCTCTTTTTTAGGCTTTCAAAATATCAAAAAGAAATCGAGAAAATAATCAACGAACCTTCTTTTATAGAGCCAATAGAAAGAAAGAATGAAATTATAAATTTTGTTTCTAGAGGTTTAAAGGATTTTTCAATTTCAAGAACAAATGTTACATGGGGAATTCCAGTCCCTGGTTACGATAACCATACCTTTTATGTGTGGTTTGATGCTTTACTTGGATATGTAAGTGCCATTAGTTCTGATGCGACAGAACATTCATTGGAAAAATCAATTAATGGAGGATGGCCAGCTGATGTTCATTTAATTGGTAAGGATATTCTGAGATTCCATGCTGTATATTGGCCTGCAATGCTCATTTCTGCCAAAATGAAAGTTCCTAAGAAGGTTTTTGGGCATGGGTTTCTTACAAGAGAGGGGCAAAAAATGGGTAAAAGCTTAGGAAATGTACTCGACCCTGATTTATTGCTTAAAAAATATGGAAATGATCCTGTAAGGTGGTACCTCATTAAAGACATATCATTAGGAAATGATGGGGATTTTCAAGATAAAAGATTTGTTGACATCATCAATAATGACTTAGCTAATACAATAGGTAATTTATTAAATAGAACATCATCTATGTCTAGAAAATGGTTTGATAATAAAGTGCCAAATAATGAAAAAATTTCAAGTGAAAATAAATTAGAGAATTATGCCAAAATTGCAGTTGAAAACTATATTTATAACTTTGATAACTATAAATTAGATTTAGCAGCTAATGAAGTACTTAGCCTAGCAATTAATACAAATTTGTATTTGAATGATAATCAGCCATGGGTGCTAATAAAAGAGAAAGATAATCTACCTCTAGTTAAAGAAATTATTTATAACGTTTTAGAAAGTACCAGAATAATAGGATTATTATTACTACCTTTATTGCCCGAATTATCTATAAAAATTAATGAACAACTTGGCTCTATATACAGAGAGGAGATTTCTTGGAAAAAACAATTAATTTGGGGATTATTAGTTAGCAACTCAAGTCTTCCTAAACCCACTCCAATCATAAATAAACTTGAGTATGAGCAAAAATTATAG
- a CDS encoding bifunctional adenosylcobinamide kinase/adenosylcobinamide-phosphate guanylyltransferase, producing MNAKVLNISEYSSHIVLITGGTKSGKSEFAEHLAKGVKKLSYVALSENNLDDKEWQDKINLHRKRRPKDWKLIETTDLLNTLRNEEGPLLIDSIGGFVMKSIGKEQKEWLTKMNSLISLLMKRKSITIIVGEQVGWSLVSEYKIGNTYIERIGEIQKRITKISKDNWLAINGRAIKIDEISIEIPT from the coding sequence ATGAATGCCAAGGTTTTAAATATTAGTGAATATTCATCTCATATAGTTTTAATTACAGGAGGGACAAAGAGTGGAAAAAGTGAATTCGCGGAGCATCTTGCAAAGGGGGTAAAAAAATTATCATATGTTGCCTTATCTGAAAACAATTTGGATGATAAAGAATGGCAAGATAAAATTAATTTACATCGAAAAAGAAGACCAAAAGATTGGAAATTAATAGAAACGACAGATCTATTAAATACATTAAGGAATGAAGAAGGTCCATTATTAATAGATTCTATTGGGGGATTCGTTATGAAAAGTATTGGAAAGGAACAAAAAGAATGGTTAACAAAAATGAATTCACTTATAAGTCTCTTAATGAAAAGAAAAAGCATAACAATTATTGTTGGAGAACAAGTGGGTTGGAGTTTGGTCTCTGAATATAAAATTGGTAATACATATATTGAGAGAATCGGCGAAATTCAAAAGAGAATAACCAAAATATCAAAAGATAATTGGCTGGCCATAAACGGCAGAGCAATCAAAATAGATGAAATAAGTATTGAAATACCTACTTAA
- the pheT gene encoding phenylalanine--tRNA ligase subunit beta — MKVSQNWLNNLVEITSTPEDLSEKLSIGGFEVESLEDCSENVNGVVLGKVLSVLKHEGSDKLSICQVDIGNSRNLQIICGARNIKPNIYVYIATVGAKLNAVNLNIKRSEIRGVMSEGMICSLQELGLEDSSEGIEIIDEDLASKHELGTPASELLQLNDFIYDLAITANRPDGMSVLGIAREISALLESTLNSPELNHKYNIQLLKGIKLCPEAIESNCIYTISCIDGVNGDKLSPNWLKDRIEKSGIKSINLLVDLTNYILLEQGQPLHAFDKDKLSNLIGKEVSPEDFSVRKGKDNERLICLDGKEYDLNDNITVITCCDKPVAIAGVIGGIETSVTNTTSSIYLEGAVFNPVTIRKSSKAVGIRTESSSRYEKGISSKNTISAVTRAINLLEQYFCINSPIINTSNLISNEDIFIKLRRNRIHKILGPLIINDQSEKRNLSDNEIVDKLKLIGCTLKNKEYGWDVAVIPNRSHDLIREIDLIEEIARLIGYDRFDLKLPNPIKPGKLSSEQLALRKVKNGFIDNGFNEVLSYSLVPEDNEKLIKISNPLLLETSCLRNNIWKEHLEIVNRNIKAGQESCYIFEIGNVFHKKTDFIQEEVLNGAIYGNKKFGKWLNSGKDNHLNYYQARGKLKEALSSLNIKIDDKPTDSIDFLHPGRTAKLIIEGKDAGYFGEIHPKLILEKKSLKKVYLFNINVSNLLEASTRKNKWIPIYKQYPIVPKMERDINFVFSKKFLISDITSQIRKTGKNLLEDVNLLDVFEDTKFGEDHISYTFRLSYRDKDKTLLDSDITSIHSNIISNVEKCFDTKLRN, encoded by the coding sequence ATGAAAGTTTCTCAAAATTGGTTGAATAATTTAGTAGAAATTACTTCTACTCCTGAAGATCTCTCTGAGAAATTGTCTATTGGTGGATTTGAGGTTGAATCATTAGAAGATTGTTCAGAAAATGTAAATGGTGTTGTTTTAGGTAAAGTGTTATCTGTTTTAAAACACGAAGGATCTGACAAGCTTTCAATTTGCCAAGTCGATATTGGTAATTCAAGGAATTTACAAATTATCTGTGGTGCTCGCAATATTAAACCAAATATTTATGTTTATATTGCTACTGTCGGCGCGAAATTAAATGCTGTTAATTTAAATATTAAAAGAAGCGAAATTAGAGGTGTCATGAGTGAAGGCATGATATGTTCACTGCAGGAACTAGGTTTAGAGGACTCTAGCGAAGGTATAGAGATCATTGATGAAGATTTAGCCTCAAAACATGAATTAGGCACTCCAGCGTCTGAATTGCTTCAATTAAATGATTTTATATATGATTTAGCCATTACAGCTAATAGACCTGACGGAATGTCAGTTTTGGGTATAGCCCGTGAAATTTCTGCCCTTTTAGAATCCACTTTAAATTCTCCTGAATTAAACCATAAATACAATATTCAATTACTTAAGGGAATTAAACTTTGTCCAGAGGCTATAGAATCGAACTGTATTTATACAATAAGCTGCATTGATGGAGTAAATGGAGATAAATTATCGCCAAATTGGCTTAAAGACCGTATAGAAAAATCAGGTATAAAATCTATTAATCTTCTAGTTGACTTGACAAATTATATTCTTTTAGAACAAGGTCAACCTTTGCATGCGTTTGATAAAGATAAACTTTCAAACTTAATTGGTAAGGAAGTTTCTCCAGAAGATTTCTCTGTAAGAAAAGGTAAGGATAATGAAAGACTTATTTGCTTAGATGGTAAAGAATATGACTTAAATGACAATATCACAGTCATTACTTGTTGTGATAAACCGGTAGCTATTGCAGGGGTGATAGGCGGTATAGAGACTTCTGTAACTAATACTACCTCATCTATTTACCTTGAAGGCGCTGTTTTTAATCCAGTTACTATAAGAAAATCTTCAAAGGCGGTTGGCATAAGAACAGAATCTAGCAGCAGGTATGAAAAAGGGATATCATCAAAAAATACGATTAGTGCAGTAACAAGGGCAATTAATCTTTTAGAACAATATTTTTGTATTAATTCACCAATCATCAATACTTCCAATTTAATAAGTAATGAGGATATATTTATTAAACTACGGAGAAATCGAATACATAAAATTCTTGGTCCATTAATAATTAACGATCAATCTGAAAAAAGAAATTTATCTGATAATGAAATAGTTGATAAATTAAAACTTATAGGTTGTACTTTAAAGAATAAAGAATATGGCTGGGATGTAGCAGTAATCCCTAATAGATCGCATGATTTAATAAGAGAAATAGATTTAATTGAAGAAATAGCGAGATTAATAGGGTATGACAGATTCGACTTAAAACTTCCCAATCCAATTAAGCCTGGAAAATTGTCATCAGAACAGTTGGCATTGAGAAAAGTAAAAAATGGTTTTATAGATAACGGTTTTAACGAGGTACTAAGCTACTCTCTTGTTCCTGAAGATAATGAAAAACTTATAAAGATTTCAAATCCTTTGTTATTAGAAACTAGCTGTCTTAGAAATAATATCTGGAAAGAACATTTGGAGATAGTGAACCGTAATATAAAAGCTGGACAAGAAAGTTGTTATATATTTGAAATTGGAAATGTTTTTCATAAAAAAACTGATTTCATTCAAGAAGAAGTTCTGAATGGTGCGATTTATGGAAATAAAAAATTTGGAAAATGGTTAAATTCGGGTAAGGATAATCATCTTAATTATTACCAGGCCAGAGGAAAATTAAAGGAGGCTTTATCATCTTTGAACATAAAAATTGATGATAAACCTACTGATTCAATTGATTTTCTTCATCCAGGAAGAACAGCGAAATTAATTATTGAAGGGAAAGATGCAGGTTATTTTGGTGAAATTCATCCCAAACTAATATTAGAAAAGAAGTCATTAAAAAAAGTTTATTTATTTAACATTAATGTTTCTAACCTCTTGGAAGCTAGTACAAGAAAAAATAAATGGATTCCAATATATAAGCAATACCCAATTGTTCCGAAAATGGAAAGAGATATAAATTTTGTTTTCAGTAAGAAATTTTTAATTAGCGATATAACATCACAGATAAGAAAAACTGGTAAAAATCTCTTAGAGGATGTAAATTTACTTGATGTTTTTGAAGATACTAAATTTGGAGAGGATCATATAAGTTATACATTTAGATTATCTTATAGAGATAAAGATAAAACATTATTGGACTCGGACATTACATCAATACATTCAAATATCATTTCTAATGTTGAAAAATGTTTCGACACGAAATTGCGGAATTAA
- the rpmG gene encoding 50S ribosomal protein L33: MAKKGTRVVVTLECTEARTSTDPKRSNGVSRYTTEKNRRNTTERLELKKFNPHLNRMTIHKEIK, translated from the coding sequence ATGGCCAAAAAAGGGACAAGAGTTGTAGTGACCCTGGAATGTACTGAAGCTAGGACAAGCACAGATCCTAAGAGATCAAATGGTGTTTCAAGATATACTACTGAAAAGAATCGTAGAAATACAACTGAAAGATTAGAACTAAAAAAGTTTAATCCTCATTTAAACAGAATGACAATTCACAAAGAAATTAAGTAA
- a CDS encoding cofactor assembly of complex C subunit B: MGFNGKSLISVGVILFIFQIANFISIETITPELERAQVLAAIASLIIILIGFLFKQFQPIAGEKTLLKGENMFLFDKNMPDEVIDELAWGSEAILTSTAAAAILIHNDGVNILRRGITSSNDFKPGETCLRSIKDMKLISLANTKFYPRRDEFYNFCAEIPSILIVPINNKAFILIGGWSAKCFTKSDEKWINNWSKKINNIFSKNKI, from the coding sequence ATGGGATTCAATGGGAAATCATTAATATCAGTCGGTGTAATACTCTTTATTTTTCAGATAGCAAATTTCATTTCAATAGAAACAATCACTCCTGAGCTTGAAAGAGCACAAGTGTTAGCTGCAATAGCTTCGTTAATTATTATTTTGATAGGTTTTTTATTTAAACAATTCCAACCCATAGCTGGTGAGAAAACTCTTTTAAAAGGAGAAAATATGTTTCTCTTCGATAAAAACATGCCGGATGAAGTTATTGATGAACTTGCATGGGGTTCTGAAGCGATATTAACTTCTACAGCAGCAGCAGCAATATTAATCCACAATGATGGCGTTAATATATTGAGGAGAGGTATCACTTCAAGTAATGATTTTAAACCTGGGGAAACTTGTCTGAGATCTATTAAAGATATGAAATTAATATCATTGGCAAACACTAAATTTTATCCTAGGAGAGATGAATTTTATAATTTTTGCGCTGAAATCCCATCTATTTTAATTGTTCCTATAAATAATAAGGCTTTCATATTGATAGGAGGCTGGAGTGCTAAGTGTTTTACGAAGTCTGATGAAAAATGGATTAATAACTGGTCCAAAAAAATTAATAATATTTTCTCAAAAAATAAAATTTAA
- a CDS encoding peroxiredoxin: protein MSLRVGQEAPDFSATAVYDQEFKEVTLSGLRGKWVVLFFYPLDFTFVCPTEITAFSDRYQDFSALNTEILGVSVDSKHCHLAWIQTPRNEGGIGDINYPLVSDLKREICQAYNVLNDDGEADRGLFLINPEGVVMHTTVNKAPVGRNVDETLRILQGYQYVAANPDEVCPANWTPGEKTMLEDPKGSKEYFSAL from the coding sequence ATGAGCTTAAGAGTTGGCCAAGAAGCACCAGACTTTAGTGCTACAGCAGTATATGATCAAGAGTTTAAGGAGGTTACACTTTCAGGTCTAAGAGGTAAATGGGTTGTTTTATTCTTCTACCCACTAGATTTTACATTTGTATGTCCAACTGAAATTACTGCATTTAGTGATAGATACCAAGATTTCTCAGCTCTTAATACTGAAATACTTGGAGTGTCAGTTGATAGCAAACACTGTCATTTGGCTTGGATACAAACCCCAAGAAATGAAGGCGGAATAGGTGATATTAACTACCCATTAGTTTCTGACTTAAAAAGAGAAATTTGCCAGGCTTACAATGTTCTTAATGATGATGGAGAGGCCGATAGAGGTTTATTTCTTATCAATCCCGAAGGAGTAGTTATGCATACGACTGTTAACAAGGCTCCTGTAGGTAGAAATGTCGATGAAACGCTAAGGATTCTTCAAGGCTATCAATACGTTGCGGCAAACCCCGATGAAGTATGTCCAGCAAACTGGACCCCTGGGGAGAAAACAATGTTAGAGGACCCAAAAGGTAGTAAGGAATATTTTTCTGCGCTATAA
- the rpsR gene encoding 30S ribosomal protein S18, giving the protein MPNSIFKKQLSPIKPGDPIDYKDVELLKKFITERGKILPRRMTGLTSKQQRDLTLAVKRARIVALLPFVNPEG; this is encoded by the coding sequence ATGCCAAATTCAATTTTTAAAAAACAATTATCACCTATCAAACCTGGAGATCCCATTGACTATAAGGATGTAGAACTACTAAAAAAATTCATAACTGAGAGGGGAAAAATCCTACCAAGAAGGATGACAGGTTTAACCTCTAAGCAACAAAGAGATCTTACATTAGCTGTAAAGAGAGCCAGAATTGTAGCTCTTTTACCCTTCGTAAATCCTGAAGGATAA
- a CDS encoding tRNA (cytidine(34)-2'-O)-methyltransferase, translating to MEVALFEPRIPQNTGNIARSCAAFNIPLNLIEPLGFKLEDKYLKRAGLDYWPLVTVNQYENFEKFLASKSTKRIISFSKKNGLYLKDFKFKQDDILLFGREDSGLPDSIIDKSDFLISIFMPNIQTGNNDQKGVRSLNLSVACGIAIYEAYKQINFQNGN from the coding sequence TTGGAAGTCGCTCTTTTTGAACCTAGAATCCCACAAAATACTGGTAATATTGCCAGATCATGTGCTGCATTTAATATACCTTTAAATCTTATAGAGCCCTTAGGTTTTAAACTAGAAGATAAATATTTAAAAAGAGCAGGTTTAGACTATTGGCCTTTAGTTACTGTTAATCAGTATGAGAATTTTGAAAAATTTTTAGCGTCAAAATCAACAAAAAGAATAATCTCTTTTAGTAAAAAAAATGGATTATATTTGAAGGATTTTAAATTTAAGCAAGATGATATTTTGCTATTTGGGAGAGAAGATTCAGGATTACCCGATTCCATTATTGATAAAAGCGACTTTTTAATATCAATATTTATGCCGAATATACAGACTGGTAACAATGATCAAAAAGGTGTGAGAAGTCTAAACCTTTCTGTTGCATGCGGAATTGCTATATATGAGGCCTACAAACAAATAAATTTTCAAAATGGTAATTAA
- a CDS encoding ribonuclease catalytic domain-containing protein, producing the protein MKDLTNLKTYIIDSDDPHEVDDAVSLEIRKGNKKKLWIHISNPCKLFLHESNIDLNARKRNSSLYLIDQYVPMLPNDILEKANLAQNKVSETISAAIEFNDDGSINKYEITEAIIKPKYQLTYEDANEILEIEPKEEIELLEIKKLLEKSIKFRKKQGAIIFESPNNKIKLYKDKIILTKLEKTISQIIIAESMILMGYVTSLFIDKYDLAAAFRIQKINCNPSEILNRYNDSDIKYIILKQYMGRSYITTKPGIHESLGLKMYVQCTSPLRRYLDLIIQRQVYNKINNYEVLSKDSVSKIIDYSKNRQSENNNIFKNDKYKYLKLFFKNEEKAFYKIIFVKWINHKKNIALVYFPDYSLEILITLFVSIEIYSNKIYKVKYIINDSNLLEFIY; encoded by the coding sequence TTGAAAGATTTAACTAATTTAAAAACATATATTATTGACTCTGATGATCCACATGAGGTTGATGACGCTGTTTCATTAGAAATAAGAAAAGGAAATAAAAAAAAATTATGGATACATATTAGTAATCCATGCAAACTCTTTTTGCATGAATCTAATATTGATTTAAATGCAAGAAAGAGAAATAGCAGTTTATATTTAATTGATCAATATGTCCCAATGCTGCCTAATGATATTCTTGAAAAGGCAAATCTAGCCCAAAATAAAGTTTCAGAAACTATTAGTGCAGCGATAGAATTCAATGACGATGGATCAATAAATAAATATGAAATAACTGAAGCAATAATAAAACCAAAATATCAATTAACATATGAAGATGCAAATGAAATATTAGAAATAGAACCCAAAGAAGAAATAGAATTACTTGAGATTAAAAAATTATTAGAAAAAAGTATTAAATTTAGAAAGAAACAAGGAGCAATTATTTTTGAAAGTCCTAATAATAAAATTAAATTATATAAGGATAAGATTATACTTACTAAATTAGAGAAGACAATATCACAAATTATAATTGCAGAATCAATGATATTAATGGGTTATGTAACAAGTTTATTTATAGATAAATATGATTTAGCGGCTGCATTTAGGATTCAAAAAATAAACTGCAATCCATCTGAAATACTCAATAGATATAATGATAGTGATATTAAATATATAATATTAAAACAATATATGGGAAGAAGTTACATAACTACTAAGCCTGGAATTCATGAATCTTTAGGCCTTAAAATGTATGTACAATGTACATCACCACTAAGAAGATATCTTGATTTGATTATACAAAGGCAAGTCTATAACAAAATTAATAATTACGAAGTTCTTAGTAAAGATTCAGTCTCTAAGATTATTGATTATTCAAAGAATAGACAATCAGAAAATAATAATATATTTAAAAATGATAAATATAAGTATTTAAAATTATTTTTTAAAAATGAAGAAAAAGCTTTTTATAAAATTATATTCGTTAAGTGGATTAATCATAAAAAAAATATTGCTTTGGTTTATTTTCCAGATTATTCACTAGAAATACTTATTACTCTTTTTGTATCAATAGAAATATACAGTAATAAAATATATAAAGTTAAATATATTATAAATGATAGTAATCTTTTAGAATTTATTTATTAA